TTAGAATATTACCATATGTTTAAGAATACAACCATGTAGAAGAAGACTTAAGCAATGGTGAATTGTATGGGTTTATATATGGGTAGTGAATAGTGATGAGTTGTCATCCAACTAAGAAAAGAAGATGACTTGTAGCTAGAAGATCATGAAAATGACATGGAATTAATAACTTAATCATTCTTATTAGTTAAGTAATGACGAGTAGTAGGCCAACCATCTTACATGTCTACTGTGTTACATTCAAATGATTAAGTAGTAATGTTGGTTTGAATTACTACAAAAGAACCAAGCGAAAAATAAGATTTGAATTTCTAATTAAAGATACAAGATTCCATAAGTCTATGATTTTAAAGGTCTATAAAGGGATATCTATTTCTTGGTTCATTAATAACTCAAATTGAATCGTCATTGTGTAAGAAATAAATATCATTCATGGATCTTGGGACAAAGTGGTAGATGTTACATATAAAATCGGGGAATATGCTTGCAAACCTTTGTTGTATGTAACTTCATccgataaataaataaataaatagaattCGATATTAAACAAAGAGAGATTGGCATACAACATCACCGCTTATAATATAACTTGATATCAAAGCAAAGATGGTTATGTTGTTAAATATAAAATTCACTTTTAGTCTACTTTTTGTTCATATAATTACTTTTAACATATTTACTCATATAACAAGTGTCAACTCCAACACTCACAAATGGTGAGGTCAACATATTACTTTGACCCCATGAAAAGTCAAACCATATTATAATTAATTGTTACTTGATGTTTGCATCAAAACTTCCAAGATCCTCTTCCAGCCTTCAATAAAGATGCATAGAGCAACTCATTCCAAGTGTCTGGCACACCAGGCAAGCACCAATGGCTGCAATCTTGGGAATGTTCTGCAGCAATTTGTTCTTCAATGGAGTTATATGACATCCTGTAAATTGAAGGATGACCATCTTTTCTGTAATCAGTAAGTCTGCTGATGTTGAGATACACAATTGGAGTTTTCATCTCTTTGAGCACATTGTCAAAAGCTCTCATTTTTGAAGGGTACTTAGTTAGGTGACTTGTATTGAAGATTGGTTGGGTTTCTTTGTGACATTTCCCTCCCGAATTCCATTGCCCTCCTCTGtaacaaatttataaaaataagcCAAAGGGTTTCTATAATATGGGATAAAGTATGCTTCGCCTTTGGCCCTAAATTTTAATAGTAGAGAGATGTGAAATTTTCATATATCTATCTACCCCAGCCTCAACAACTTTTACAAAATTATTTGACTATGTATAAATTATCTAAAATCAGTGGCGAGTCTAGAACGTAAAATCATGTGGTTCACTATTTAAGTGAAACCgaaaaaatggtaaaaaaaaatacTAGTTGCAAGTTCGGGTCGGGTTGTATAACCAAAAAAGAAATTTCAAGTATTTATAATTGTATTAAATGACGTCTTGTATCTTGATATTAGTTGTGGGGTCAGGGCCGACAGACGGCCAGAAATTTTCGATTTGTGTAATTGTGTATCACGGTATCAACGTATACCTTGAAGCAGGAGAAGAACGACGTGTtgagaacaatttttttttattgtttgtttttttcttttttcttgtaTTTATCTTATTATCTTTAACTTGTATTGGaatatttttttattggattataccTTAAATGACTTCGGTGCCTATTAAAACATAAAATGTGAgcttttgaaattttgatttatatatattttgttgCCAAAAACATTTAGGTGGTTCACTCCAAGTTTTTAAGATGAGTCAcaatttataataatttataatCCCTTATAAAAGATGGGAAAAAAGGTGGGTCAAGTGACCCACCTTCTATACACATAGACTCGCCAATGTCTAAAATACCCCTTGAATAAGGATAGTACGTGAGAGTTTTGTGGACCTACATAGACTAAGCTaagtaatgatgatgatgatgatgatgatgatgagcgaATAGGTCATTTTACATGAGTAATAAGTGAACAAAAAAAGAAAGAATTAAACTTACTTAAAATGAGTGACTGAGTATCCCCTGAAGATAACCTGCGTTTTATTGTTGTCAATGTTTGTATCAACCCATCGGGCCCACGTAGCAAGTGCCCTACGGTATGCATCAAGAACCTTTAGCCTCGGGTAGATATGGTCTCCTTCCTGATAATAATCTTCCCTGTAGTTTCAAGAAAACCAAAATGAGTTACGTGAAAAGGGCATTCACGTCTTGTGAAGAGACAGAGGATCAAGAGTGCATCCTTGTTACACTTTTTTAGGGGGGacaaaaaaattacaatttttgtcTCATTGACATTGGTCACAGTATGTCAGTCTCAGTCCAATGCATAACAAACACAGTACAACTTGTTCTGTCATATCATGTCATGTCTTGTATGCCAAAAGGTGAAGATAGAAAGTTGTTCTCACCCTTGAGAGGTTTTCTCGTGGGTCCACCAATGTCCAGTGTTGAAGACCAAAACGTCAGCATCATGATACATTGAAGTTGTTTTGTCCATCAAATCCAATCTTAGTGTCTCAATCGAAccatttttaccattaaaaatcgattCTTGGACAAGAAATGGTGAACTCACAAAATCGATTGTACAGTTGTAGTCCTAAAACAAACAATTAGTAACTCAAAAATCGAAAACTTGtttaataatcaatttaaataAATAGTATGTTGTGAATTTAACTTGCCTCGAATCTGAAAGCATAAAATCCCTTCTTCTTGAATTCGGTCTTTCCTGATATTTCATAAACCCTATTTTTGTCCATGACAGACTCTCGGAGTATGCAAACTAAAGACTCCCACATGTTTCGGTTTAAGGAGTCCCCTACAAAAACCAGCTTCTTGCCTTTGAGCCTTTCGAGAAAATCGGTTGCATTCAAACTGAAACACACGTAAATAAATATGTTGTTTGGTATGTGCATAAATTGACAATTAGATTGATATAAATTGACATGTAGAGGCAAAAATGTCCTTTAATGTAGATTTTAAATTCAAATTGAGATACGTTAttgtattatgtgtttatttggaATATATATACATAGCCAAACATATATTTATTCGACCTTTGACTATTGAGATTCAAACGTGGTGCTTTTAAAACTGGACTTCGTATGCTTTTACACTAGAAAATAAGCCTTTTTGTGTATCATACAAATCAATAAAGTTATTGATTCAAAAAAAATGTATCACATATTCACATCTATGTCAATTTCTGTATTTAGCAAGACTGGCTATTAAAAGAAAGTCAAACATTAACCACATTTTTTGGAAATTCGAGGGGGAGCCTTTTTACGCAATTCTGTTAAGTATTAGGTCACTAACAAATAAGAATTACATCAAAGTCATTAAATAAGTCAAATCTGCCTTTAATGTTCATTCGATGCATCTATGGATAAACAGATCATTTCACATTTATTTCAATTATCTGAGTCGTACTTATAATCGCACACATGAACCAACCCCTAAGCATACTAAGTCAAACTAAGATCTAATCGGATACTTTGATCAAAACTACAATCAGAAAATCCAGCAAATTTATATGGAAAATTAAAGTTTAAGCAGTTGACCATTCAAGATTAAGCAAACGCAAAACAGATATAGTATGTAATTAATATTCGAATCAAATAAAATTCTTTAAATTATTAAACTGAGATTAATTATCATTTTACCTGGGGATTTCACACTCAAATGGCTGCCATTTCCATTTCACGTATTCATCATCTGGCCTCTTATTAAGATGACAATCAAAATCTCGATCGATAAAAGGGCAAGAACCAGCTGGATATAAAGGCTTTGTATCATCTCTCACCCATCTTCCATTAAAAATATCACATTTTCCACCTATTGAGACCTTACCCTCAAAGGGTTTCACAGTAATTGCATCAAAGCTTCCATTTTTCGCGTCTTTTGTGAAATTACCGGAAAGGGTAccctcaaaattaaactttttctcCGAGTTTCCATCAAGGCTTCCATTTTTCACACCCTCTGTGAAATTCCCCGATTGGATGCCCTTCAAATCAAGAACTTTTTCAGAGCTTCCATTCTTCACAACATTCGTGAAATTATTAAAATGGGTACCCTCCAACTCAAAATTGTTTTCAGGATTTCCATTGAAACTTCCATTTTTTAAATCCAATTGGGTACCCTTCAAATCAAGAACTTTTCCAGCGCTTTCGATTTTAGTATCCCGAGTGACATTACTAGGAAGGGCATCTCCCGAATCAATGATTAATTTTCCAGGGTTACTTTCCAAAGAAACAGTGACATTGAGAGCAGGGGTTCTACTAAAAGAAAAGGACCAAGGAATCAAAGAGGTTTTATTATTAGCATTCAACCCTTGAAATACAAAGTTGTTTGAAATGGGATTCTTGAAAGAAACATTAAAGAACAAAACACAGATAACAATGGAGAATGACACGACTCCTAAACCAAATCTAGAAACTACCTTCTTTCTTGGAAATGTGAAGTACGGGAACTGATCCGAGATTGGAACaagtttcttcaagttcatggCCATGTCTAGAGTAACGCCATAGGGTTTAGATGATATAAAACACACAGTAAAGGTgtttgtgtgtgagagagaaagatTATGTGTTCAATGAACAGATGGTTCGACGATTACAAGGATGAGTGTGCAAATGTTATCAACAAGCTCTGAATAATCGAGGTTTTTGGGTGATAAATCCTATGAAAACACTGATTCCCACTGAGGTTTGTGTGTGTAAAGGTTTCGTTCCAAGACAAGATAGCCAGGTTGCAAGGAACAGGGAGAAGATGAATAGCACACGCGAGATCGGAAAGAGGGATGAATTACGTTAATACCCTTTTGCGAATAAATACTCGTAACTCATAAAAGTTCCTTGAATTTAAgccataaaataataatttgagaatttttaaaatttttatcaaAGAATATGTCGGTAGGTTTTGAAAAATCTTTTAAAGACATGTCATGTGTTCGATAAGTACCTTTTTAACCAAATTTATCCCTTTTaaccaaataataataataataataataatacaaaattgcaaaaattgtcCTATGGTATGTATTTTCTTGGGTTTTAAtccaaaccacgacttttttggattaaTGGTGCTTTTGAGGTAGTTTCATTGCGTTTTTGGTCCCTCGGTAAACTGAAATGACTATAAtgcccttggggtatttatttttcatttttctttcattcttttAAAAtctaattgtttttttatttattttaataattaaaaaagtggggtcacctctctctctctctctctctctctctctctctctctctctctctctctctctctctctctctctctctctctctctctctctctctctctctctctctctctctctctcgtgaaaAGAAATTCACCCCCCCCCACCCACTTCTTCATCTTCCCCAATTCATATCATATCTGATGAACAAAGATACACATTTCtaaatcatatgaacacatgGAGATTTCAGATTTGATTTCTCACACAAACACACATCTATATTTTCATATGAAGACGGAAATGTCTAGAGAACGTCGTTTGCGATTCACAAATATGGAAGGAGGTGTGATAATGACTACAGGGGAACATCAGAAGTCAGAGATAGCTACAAGACTCGTCATCTACATTCACTTCGATTCAACGGTAACCCTAATCTGATCTTCATAGCAACGAcggtgaaaccctaattggagTTAGGGTTTGTTTTGACTCTGGCAACCTCAAGCTTCATCTCTATCCTTCTCCGATTGATACAATCTCACTGCTTAATATCTATTTCttaacatatatacatacatataaatgtatatatttctGGTTTAATTTTCATCTTCATCTATTTCTGGTTTAATTTCCATCTTCCTCACTTTCTCTTTTGTTCTCTCAACAGGTAATGCTCACTAGCATTTGTTAGAATCAAATTGGTTTTGGATCTATTAATCTAATTGAAAATGGATTGAAAGTGAGTTGATTTAGGAATTGAGATTTGTGTTGATTGGGATATTGTTTCCTCAAAATCTGTTAAAACGGTAATGGGTttggaaagagagagagagagagagagagagagagagagaaagaaagaaagaaagaaagaagggATAAATTGATTTTGTAGACGGTAATCTAACCGGGAATAGCAGCAACAACAAACGGTAATCTGTTAAGGTGCTGAAATTGATTTTGGAGAAGGAAGAGGGTTATCAAAGGGAAGCGAAAGGGACTTCTTGATACTCACATAAATGCGTCTTTTTCTCCTCGAtctagtgtgtgtatgtgtgttcatAGTGAAAGTGGGTGAAGAACTTTTTTTTGTGGGTTAATCCAAGTTGCTGGAATCTGATGTTGAAATGGACTATGAACGATGTTTGGATCACTGGTGGGTTTGcacaggagagagagagagagagagagagagagagagagagagatgtgggtctaatttaatttattattttctttttcatttaaattaaatagaaaaaacataaaaaaatacccCAAGGGCATTACAGCAATTTCAATTTACCgagggaccaaaaacgcaacaaaactacctcaaaaggaccacgaatccaaaaaagtcatggtttggattaaaaccccaaaaaatgcataccacagtgaccatttttgcaattttttctaataataataataaattaaaaaagaattgaaaacaacaaaaaaacaaaataggaaaaaaaacaaaaaaaaacaacaaaagacaAAAAATCAAATAAGGGAGGTGGAATTAGAAAGGGAGATGGTACTTATAGAAAAACCCCTTTTGAAAAATGTATCTAGTTAATAAGTTGATCATATTTGAAAACTTGGTATACCAAAATCTACGTTTGAAACATGTTTATAAGGGAATGTAAATTGAGATATAGCATACTTAGATAATAATTAATATTAGGCTTGGGAGGACAATAATTTTTCTGAAATTGATTTTAATTATGAATCGTCTTCGCGATATGATTCCGGGATTCGACTGTAGCGGTTTCAATAATAAGGACACCCCCCCCCCCAAATCCCAAAAAGCATTGGCGTGTGCCCTTTTTAGCAAAATCGTCAAAGATATGGAAGTCAACTTCGACAAGACTGTTAGATAGAAAGCAGTCTTTGAGTGTCTACGGACACCTCATGCTCAGGATTTTCTGCTAGCTATCCCTATTGATGGCCTTGGTTAGCATATGTCTCAAGTGGAGTACCGAACTATCCTTCGTTACCGCCTCATGATTCCTCTATTCCCAATTGACGAGATATGCCCAGTTTGCCGCAAGGCATGCTTGGATACCTTTGGGGAACATGTGGTTCATTGTAGAGAGTTCCCTGGTTTCAAGTATAGACATGATGTCGTTAGCGATGTTCTCTTTTATGCTTGTCGGCGTGCTGGTATTTCTGCGAAAAAAGAAGCTTCAGTGAACTTTTAGACGGTCCCGTAGGATGGAAGGTCCACACTTTGACCGactgacattttggtctttggatgggTAGGAAGGAAGCACGCGTGTGTGGATCTTACTGGGGTATCTCCTCTCATTGGTTTAAGGAGCATGGGTTTCACAGCAGGCATGCTGCTTTGAAATCCGCTGCGTGCAAAGTGGCaaagcacgagaatgcatgtatagaaaatcaagatgtgtttgtaccttttgcatttgatacgtttggttttctcgcaccagaggcGGTGTAGCTCCTCAACAGAGTCCAAAGGGTCATCCATTttaatgtcatatctcctagatccacatatgttgttttcaaaagaattagttttgtcatcCAGAAAGGGCTTGCGGCgtagcttgttgcccgtttgccttccattgatatgtattgaacTTTATTAGTCGAATTATCATATTTTGATCATTATTAATCTGTTTGAAAGATCATGTGAACACTTTTTGAATCTGATATTTCGACAATATGTTTGGGTTACATGAAAGCCAAATAATAAAGATAATTCCTCAACGAATAGTTCCATATCACAAGGCACTGTTATTACACCACGAACTAAGGTTATATACTTTTTCAGATTCTTCTGATTACCAAAGATACGATCAAATCAACATTAAATGTTGATCTTATCCCCCTAATTAAGGGAATGAGGTTTCAAAGGTAATCATGGtaaatatgttttgaaaacaatatttttCATAATACTTCCCatagtaaaataaaaaaaaaatttggacagAGTATTATCCCACACCCCGCGATGGGCCCTCTCGACCTCACTAAAGTGCACAGTCTTGTCGCACTTATAGCAACCCGAACAACCCACCATGCAAGCTTCATCGTGCGTCTTGTCACATTTGCCACAGCGGCCCCGGCCATACTGGCCCTTTGACCTCAAATCAAAAATATTAGGCCTCTTTCCCAAACCCTCAGAACCCAGAACCTGGTccagcttcctcttcttctccatctccagaTCAATTTCCCTATCTCTAGTTCTCGCCACTATGTCATCCAACGTCTTGCAAATGGATATGCTCACAAACTATATGATATCACTCCTCAATATGTCATGATATCTTGCCTTCTTCAACTTCCTGTCCGCCACATACTGTGGTACTAACAAATCCCTCTCGCGGAACATGGttgtgatctccgccacagtctcagtagtctagcGAAGGTCCTAAAACTTCTTCTCCAACTGTTGGACCTCAATCATAGGTGAGAACTCAACTCGAAACCTCGTCATAAAATcctcccaactcatcgagtcaaccGCTTCGCCTCCCAGGGCATGGTCAACCTCCTCCCACTAGTCACGAGCTCTGCCTTTCAGTAGACAAGATGCAAATCTGACCTTTGACCCCATGGGGGCAGAAGCTAGTACtatgggtgttcgtttggatggatcggtttgatctgaTCCAATCTagtgaatccaaattaatttcggttttc
The genomic region above belongs to Lactuca sativa cultivar Salinas chromosome 4, Lsat_Salinas_v11, whole genome shotgun sequence and contains:
- the LOC111910640 gene encoding protein trichome birefringence-like 2, whose amino-acid sequence is MAMNLKKLVPISDQFPYFTFPRKKVVSRFGLGVVSFSIVICVLFFNVSFKNPISNNFVFQGLNANNKTSLIPWSFSFSRTPALNVTVSLESNPGKLIIDSGDALPSNVTRDTKIESAGKVLDLKGTQLDLKNGSFNGNPENNFELEGTHFNNFTNVVKNGSSEKVLDLKGIQSGNFTEGVKNGSLDGNSEKKFNFEGTLSGNFTKDAKNGSFDAITVKPFEGKVSIGGKCDIFNGRWVRDDTKPLYPAGSCPFIDRDFDCHLNKRPDDEYVKWKWQPFECEIPSLNATDFLERLKGKKLVFVGDSLNRNMWESLVCILRESVMDKNRVYEISGKTEFKKKGFYAFRFEDYNCTIDFVSSPFLVQESIFNGKNGSIETLRLDLMDKTTSMYHDADVLVFNTGHWWTHEKTSQGEDYYQEGDHIYPRLKVLDAYRRALATWARWVDTNIDNNKTQVIFRGYSVTHFKGGQWNSGGKCHKETQPIFNTSHLTKYPSKMRAFDNVLKEMKTPIVYLNISRLTDYRKDGHPSIYRMSYNSIEEQIAAEHSQDCSHWCLPGVPDTWNELLYASLLKAGRGSWKF